Proteins encoded together in one Plasmodium brasilianum strain Bolivian I chromosome 4, whole genome shotgun sequence window:
- a CDS encoding protein P22 has protein sequence MGGRKTIFLLFYQLFITSALCSKNLIQLNYQINSYSLDNKNYKEWNNIGTFILNKNQIFNTSNTHVEEKRKLIEKLKEGKFDYVLFQLCYDTKQQTCIQTYADKSKVHNVDNFALLVGLNNNYIPYVFNYRTHKQHNDENIHIFSELFMVKVSSVSVSIDLHNLKKAEGNVKPKNKENEQEKEKEKPLSFIRKYWIYIAIFFLSLSISKHFTEDMQQPTNR, from the coding sequence atgggagGTAGAAAAaccatttttcttttattttatcagcTGTTTATAACTTCTGCACTGTGCAGTAAAAACCTAATTCAATTAAATTATCAAATAAATTCGTATTCgttagataataaaaattataaagaatgGAATAATATAGgaacatttatattaaacaaaaatcaaatatttaatacatcAAATACGCATGtagaggaaaaaagaaaacttattgaaaaattaaaggaagGGAAATTcgattatgttttatttcaGTTATGCTATGATACAAAGCAACAAACATGTATACAGACATATGCTGATAAAAGCAAAGTTCATAATGTTGACAACTTTGCACTTTTAGTaggattaaataataattatataccaTATGTGTTTAATTATAGAACACATAAACAGCATAATGATGAAAACATTCATATATTCTCGGAGTTGTTTATGGTTAAAGTTTCTTCAGTATCAGTGTCCATTGActtacataatttaaaaaaagcagAGGGCAATGTaaaaccaaaaaataaagaaaatgaacaagagaaagaaaaagaaaaacccTTATCCTTTATACGTAAATACTGGATTTATATagccatattttttttatccttatcTATATCAAAACATTTCACAGAAGATATGCAGCAGCCGACCAATAGGTAA